From the Kogia breviceps isolate mKogBre1 chromosome 15, mKogBre1 haplotype 1, whole genome shotgun sequence genome, one window contains:
- the ZSCAN30 gene encoding zinc finger and SCAN domain-containing protein 30 isoform X3, producing the protein MRFRSPRVSVREVRSHSPLGVEGGDGKLVADKLLTAKQEIIECVASAAMISSRRLPGETPSGQVVEEALGGLDNFEKQKGSASGDKMSQLPSQERHFSLASFNKEISTEESVLECNEGEESLSLNSNVITQPRSHTGGKLYECLDCGKAFCQSSKLIRHQRTHTGERPYACKECGKAFSLSSDLVRHQRIHSGEKPYECCECGKAFRGSSELIRHRRIHTGEKPYECGECGRAFSRSSALIQHKKIHTGDKGYECIECGKAFGRSSILIEHQRIHTGEKPYECNECGKSFNQSSALTQHQRIHTGEKPYECSECKKTFRHRSGLMQHQRTHTRV; encoded by the exons ATGAGATTCAGAAGCCCCAGGGTTTCTGTGAGAGAGGTGAGGAGCCACAGTCCATTGGGAGTTGAGGGCGGAG ATGGCAAGCTGGTGGCTGACAAATTGTTGACAGCAAAGCAAGAAATTATTGAATGTGTGGCATCAGCAGCCATGATATCCTCAAGACGACTCCCTGGGGAAACTCCTTCAGGACAGGTAGTTGAAGAAGCTTTGGGAGGTCTGGACAATTTTGAGAAGCAAAAAGGAAGTGCTTCAGGGGACAAAATGAGTCAGCTCCCTTCCCAGGAAAGACATTTTAGCCTGGCAAGCTTCAACAAGGAAATCTCCACAGAAGAGAGTGTCCTGGAATGTAATGAGGGTGAAGAAAGTCTCAGTCTGAACTCAAATGTTATAACACAACCGAGAAGTCACACTGGGGGAAAGCTCTATGAGTGCTTAGACTGTGGGAAAGCCTTTTGCCAGAGCTCAAAGCTGATTAGACATCAGAGAACTCATACTGGAGAGAGACCTTATGCatgtaaagaatgtggaaaagcctttagTCTGAGCTCAGACCTTGTtagacatcagagaattcatagtGGTGAAAAACCCTACGAATGTTGTGAGTGTGGAAAAGCTTTCAGGGGCAGCTCAGAGCTCATCCGGCATCggagaattcacactggagagaaaccttatgaatgtgGTGAATGTGGGAGAGCTTTCAGCCGGAGCTCAGCCCTTATTCAGCATAAGAAAATTCACACTGGAGACAAAGGCTATGAATGTATTGAATGTGGTAAGGCTTTTGGTAGAAGCTCTATCCTTATtgaacatcagagaattcacactggagagaaaccttatgaatgtaatgaatgtggaaaaTCCTTCAATCAGAGCTCAGCCCTCACCCAGCACCAGAGAATCCACACTGGAGAAAAGCCTTATGAATGTAGTGAATGTAAGAAAACATTTAGGCATAGATCAGGCCTTATGCAGCATCAGAGAACTCACACCAGAGTTTAA
- the ZSCAN30 gene encoding zinc finger and SCAN domain-containing protein 30 isoform X2, with protein sequence MAGKSATLVYHAPKEQEGLIIVKVEEENYVWGQDFGLQGNAYSQEAFRQRFRQFSYSDSTGPREALSRLHELCCQWLRPEVHSKEQILELLVLEQFLAILPEELQTWLRENRPESGEQAVVMLEELEKELDKPRQQDTAHGQGMIWKEITSVGALKSLSIQLQPLENQGKNEIQKPQGFCERDGKLVADKLLTAKQEIIECVASAAMISSRRLPGETPSGQVVEEALGGLDNFEKQKGSASGDKMSQLPSQERHFSLASFNKEISTEESVLECNEGEESLSLNSNVITQPRSHTGGKLYECLDCGKAFCQSSKLIRHQRTHTGERPYACKECGKAFSLSSDLVRHQRIHSGEKPYECCECGKAFRGSSELIRHRRIHTGEKPYECGECGRAFSRSSALIQHKKIHTGDKGYECIECGKAFGRSSILIEHQRIHTGEKPYECNECGKSFNQSSALTQHQRIHTGEKPYECSECKKTFRHRSGLMQHQRTHTRV encoded by the exons ATGGCAGGAAAGTCTGCAACCTTGGTCTACCATGCTCCAAAGGAGCAGGAAGGACTCATAATTGTGAAGGTGGAAGAAGAAAATTATGTTTGGGGGCAGGACTTTGGCCTTCAGGGCAACGCCTATAGTCAGGAGGCCTTCCGCCAGCGGTTCAGGCAGTTCAGTTACTCTGACTCCACGGGGCCCCGGGAGGCTCTGAGCCGGCTCCACGAGCTTTGCTGTCAGTGGCTGAGGCCAGAGGTGCACAGCAAGGAGCAGATCCTGGAGCTGCTGGTGCTGGAGCAGTTCCTGGCCATCCTGCCAGAGGAGCTGCAGACCTGGCTTCGAGAGAACCGACCAGAGAGTGGAGAGCAAGCCGTGGTGATGCTGGAGGAGCTGGAGAAAGAGCTTGACAAACCAAGGCAACAG GACACAGCTCATGGCCAAGGAATGATCTGGAAGGAAATTACATCTGTGGGAGCACTGAAGTCGCTGAGTATCCAGCTCCAGCCCTTGGAGAACCAGGGCAAGAATGAGATTCAGAAGCCCCAGGGTTTCTGTGAGAGAG ATGGCAAGCTGGTGGCTGACAAATTGTTGACAGCAAAGCAAGAAATTATTGAATGTGTGGCATCAGCAGCCATGATATCCTCAAGACGACTCCCTGGGGAAACTCCTTCAGGACAGGTAGTTGAAGAAGCTTTGGGAGGTCTGGACAATTTTGAGAAGCAAAAAGGAAGTGCTTCAGGGGACAAAATGAGTCAGCTCCCTTCCCAGGAAAGACATTTTAGCCTGGCAAGCTTCAACAAGGAAATCTCCACAGAAGAGAGTGTCCTGGAATGTAATGAGGGTGAAGAAAGTCTCAGTCTGAACTCAAATGTTATAACACAACCGAGAAGTCACACTGGGGGAAAGCTCTATGAGTGCTTAGACTGTGGGAAAGCCTTTTGCCAGAGCTCAAAGCTGATTAGACATCAGAGAACTCATACTGGAGAGAGACCTTATGCatgtaaagaatgtggaaaagcctttagTCTGAGCTCAGACCTTGTtagacatcagagaattcatagtGGTGAAAAACCCTACGAATGTTGTGAGTGTGGAAAAGCTTTCAGGGGCAGCTCAGAGCTCATCCGGCATCggagaattcacactggagagaaaccttatgaatgtgGTGAATGTGGGAGAGCTTTCAGCCGGAGCTCAGCCCTTATTCAGCATAAGAAAATTCACACTGGAGACAAAGGCTATGAATGTATTGAATGTGGTAAGGCTTTTGGTAGAAGCTCTATCCTTATtgaacatcagagaattcacactggagagaaaccttatgaatgtaatgaatgtggaaaaTCCTTCAATCAGAGCTCAGCCCTCACCCAGCACCAGAGAATCCACACTGGAGAAAAGCCTTATGAATGTAGTGAATGTAAGAAAACATTTAGGCATAGATCAGGCCTTATGCAGCATCAGAGAACTCACACCAGAGTTTAA